A single window of Vicia villosa cultivar HV-30 ecotype Madison, WI unplaced genomic scaffold, Vvil1.0 ctg.000195F_1_1_1, whole genome shotgun sequence DNA harbors:
- the LOC131625205 gene encoding uncharacterized protein LOC131625205 encodes MSKFKVIFYTRGKFVKDPELKYDGGDMYAFSGQDSDYWSFFEACDLVKSIDPEFDFEMVKMWWKHEAGSFEADLNPFRDDGDSAELAAYAVGHGAEVDIYCEPKPDEGELTFMESVRQKGKGKACASEKEPLHECSGDSSDESIKDVHFDDSEEERMNGFEDDFEELVGVGKTSEVRSPPVTNNVVPNETDNNIFITDEMGKAHVIEEEYMTDELDSGADDDSGDDRPCVIRFNAEESFTKDFVFKVGMELRSLKQFKDAILEHNVLNGREVKFVKNDANRCRVVCKDKEKCDYTVLCSRVLTSTTFRIKTLYSKHKCGRQFFNRCAKADWVAKVIVDGLKNNTKMKLNDVVADVRLRYATEIPGCRAFKARQIARQIVEGDSSQQFNLLWSYGAELRRASPGNTFKLNTTCAGEGLNPRFEKCYMCFDGTKMALKKACRPFIGLDGCHLKHKYGGILLIAVGRDPNDQYLPIAFAVVENESKDTWSWFMKLLLEDIGDGRWCFISDQQKGLVNVFDEEYPSFEHRFCLRHLYANFKKKFGGGTLFRDLMMAAAKATYYEAHEAKMLMIKEANVDAYEWLQAIPKHKWCKHAFPFYSKCDVLMNNLSESFNATILLQRDKPIITMFEWIRNYLMGRFATLREKVNAYKGYVMTKPLRRLDREIEKSASWTATYAGWLTFQVTHVLFTDSFVVDLEKHTCSCNYWELIGIPCRHAVAAIHRKVDDPVKYVHKCYLRTTYEHYYSEVITPLNGQNKWPKTAHPIIMPPLFKRGPGRPKKLRRREPDEANQTKWQRTNTSHRCKICFVLGHNKRTCKKNKQIVAVSAARTSQEAPTQEAPTQEAPTQEAPKQEAPTQEAPTQASQTSKKRGRPTGSINKKKKDKVAPKTKKSKTVEPECDAAANAVPDAVPEKDDVQADIPMQDDVPVPNSVPEKADVQADIPVQDADPVQDDVQDAVPVQDDVQDAPNTDINDSQSSLKKYCGIDAETLAKILDDDEILDVQPLNVDTSPVKRTVKTFVGKAPKVVKKTSKSTASSSSRPTCSEPVKKPIQKHKPKKIVDMGVQKRQSDRLRTIKTKNIPGPGKKPDDPLVIYEDEATSDQSMGGKQSEDWEAICKRMTQ; translated from the exons ATGTCTAAGTTTAAAGTTATTTTCTACACAAGGGGCAAGTTTGTAAAAGACCCTGAACTGAAATACGATGGTGGGGACATGTATGCTTTTAGTGGTCAAGATAGTGACTATTGGTCTTTCTTTGAGGCCTGTGATTTAGTTAAGAGTATTGACCctgaatttgattttgagatgGTTAAGATGTGGTGGAAACATGAAGCAGGATCATTTGAAGCTGATTTAAATCCATTCAGAGATGATGGAGATTCTGCTGAGTTGGCTGCTTATGCTGTTGGTCATGGAGCTGAAGTTGATATATATTGTGAGCCAAAACCAGATGAAGGAGAGCTGACTTTTATGGAATCTGTTAGGCAAAAAGGGAAGGGTAAGGCTTGTGCATCAGAGAAGGAACCATTACATGAATGCAGTGGAGATTCAAGTGATGAGAGTATCAAGGATGTACACTTTGATGACAGTGAGGAAGAAAGGATGAATGGGTTTGAAGATGACTTTGAGGAACTAGTGGGTGTAGGTAAAACTAGTGAAGTCAGGAGTCCACCTGTTACAAACAATGTTGTCCCTAATGAAACAGACAATAACATATTTATTACAGATGAGATGGGCAAGGCACATGTAATTGAGGAGGAATACATGACAGATGAATTGGACAGTGGAGCTGATGATGATAGTGGTGATGACAGACCATGTGTTATAAGGTTCAATGCAGAAGAATCTTTCACaaaagattttgtttttaaaGTTGGAATGGAGCTTCGTTCACTTAAGCAGTTTAAAGATGCTATACTAGAGCACAATGTTCTTAATGGGAGGGAAGTTAAGTTTGTAAAGAATGATGCCAATAGATGTAGGGTTGTATGTAAGGATAAGGAGAAGTGTGATTACACTGTGCTATGTAGTAGAGTCCTAACATCCACTACTTTTAGGATTAAAACCTTGTATTCTAAGCACAAGTGTGGAAGACAGTTCTTTAATAGATGTGCTAAAGCTGATTGGGTGGCTAAGGTCATTGTTGATGGGTTGAAGAACAACACAAAGATGAAGTTGAATGATGTGGTGGCAGATGTTAGGCTTAGATATGCAACAGAAATTCCAGGTTGTAGGGCATTCAAGGCAAGGCAGATTGCTAGACAGATTGTGGAAGGTGACTCTAGTCAGCAATTCAACCTCCTTTGGTCTTATGGTGCTGAGTTAAGAAGGGCATCCCCAGGGAATACATTCAAACTCAATACAACATGTGCTGGTGAAGGGTTAAATCCAAGATTTGAGAAGTGTTATATGTGTTTTGATGGGACTAAGATGGCATTAAAAAAAGCATGTAGACCTTTCATTGGATTGGATGGATGTCACTTGAAGCATAAATATGGTGGAATTCTGCTCATTGCTGTAGGAAGAGATCCAAATGATCAGTACTTGCCAATTGCATTTGCAGTTGTAGAAAATGAATCAAAGGACACTTGGAGCTGGTTCATGAAGTTGTTGTTGGAAGATATTGGTGATGGAAGATGGTGTTTTATCTCTGACCAGCAAAAG GGTCTGGTCAATGTGTTTGATGAGGAGTATCCTTCCTTTGAGCATAGATTCTGTTTAAGGCATCTTTATGCTAACTTCAAAAAGAAGTTTGGTGGAGGGACATTGTTTAGGGATCTAATGATGGCTGCTGCTAAGGCAACTTATTATGAGGCACATGAGGCAAAGATGCTCATGATCAAGGAAGCAAATGTGGATGCTTATGAGTGGCTGCAGGCAATCCCCAAACACAAGTGGTGTAAGCATGCATTTCCTTTCTACTCAAAATGTGATGTTTTAATGAATAATCTTAGTGAATCATTTAATGCTACCATACTTTTGCAAAGAGACAAACCAATTATAACAATGTTTGAGTGGATCAGAAACTACTTGATGGGTAGGTTTGCAACACTTAGGGAAAAGGTGAATGCTTATAAGGGTTATGTAATGACCAAACCATTAAGGAGACTAGATAGAGAAATAGAGAAAAGTGCTAGTTGGACTGCTACGTATGCTGGTTGGTTAACATTTCAGGTAACACATGTGCTTTTCACTGATAGCTTTGTAGTGGACCTAGAAAAACACACTTGTTCATGTAACTATTGGGAGTTGATTGGGATACCATGTAGGCATGCTGTAGCAGCCATTCATAGGAAAGTTGATGACCCAGTTAAGTATGTGCACAAATGTTATCTTAGGACCACTTATGAACACTATTATAGTGAGGTGATAACACCTTTGAATGGGCAAAATAAGTGGCCTAAGACAGCACATCCTATTATCATGCCACCATTGTTCAAACGTGGCCCAGGGAGGCCCAAAAAACTACGCAGGAGAGAACCTGATGAGGCAAATCAAACCAAGTGGCAAAGAACAAATACATCCCACAGATGCAAGATATGCTTTGTACTAGGTCATAACAAGAGGACCTGCAAGAAAAATAAGCAAATAGTTGCTGTATCTGCTGCAAGAACATCACAAGAGGCTCCAACACAAGAGGCTCCAACACAAGAGGCTCCAACACAAGAGGCTCCAAAACAAGAGGCTCCAACACAAGAGGCTCCTACTCAGGCTAGTCAAACAAGCAAAAAAAGG GGGAGGCCTACAGGGTCTatcaacaagaaaaagaaagataaagtGGCACCCAAGACAAAAAAATCTAAGACTGTTGAACCAGAATGTGATGCAGCTGCAAATGCTGTTCCTGATGcagttcctgaaaaggatgatgtCCAAGCTGATATTCCTATGCAAGATGATGTTCCAGTTCCTAATTCTGTTCCTGAAAAGGCTGATGTACAAGCTGATATCCCTGTGCAAGATGCTGACCCTGTTCAAGATGATGTTCAAGATGCTGTCCCTGTACAAGATGATGTTCAAGATGCTCCCAATACTGACATCAATGATTCACAGTCGTCTCTTAAAAAGTATTGTGGTATAGATGCTGAAACATTGGCTaagattcttgatgatgatgaaattctAGATGTTCAACCATTGAATGTTGACACATCTCCTGTGAAAAGAACAGTCAAAACTTTTGTTGGTAAAGCTCCAAAGGTGGTCAAGAAAACTTCCAAATCCACTGCTTCTTCTTCATCCAGGCCAACATGTTCAGAACCT GTCAAAAAACCAATCCAGAAGCATAAGCCCAAGAAGATTGTTGATATGGGTGTTCAAAAAAGGCAGAGTGACAGACTTAGGACCATAAAAACAAAGAATATACCTGGCCCTGGAAAGAAGCCTGATGACCCTTTGGTCATTTATGAAGATGAAGCAACCTCAGACCAATCCATGGGTGGGAAGCAGTCAGAAGATTGGGAGGCCATTTGCAAAAGGATGACTCAGTAG
- the LOC131625224 gene encoding putative calcium-binding protein CML19 yields the protein MRRDMEFERVLTYFDEDGDGKISPNELRSRMAKISGDFQLNEAEIAIESLDSDGDGLLSLEDLVTLMESVSEDEKLKDLKEAFEMYDNEGCGFITPKSLKRMLKKLGDSKSIEECKLMIGMFDLNGDGVLSFEEFRIMMK from the coding sequence ATGAGGAGGGACATGGAATTTGAGCGTGTTCTTACTTACTTTGACGAAGATGGCGACGGTAAGATTTCGCCGAACGAGTTACGGAGTCGAATGGCGAAGATTAGTGGAGATTTTCAGTTGAATGAAGCGGAAATTGCAATTGAGTCATTGGATTCTGATGGTGATGGTTTATTGAGTTTGGAGGATTTGGTTACGCTTATGGAATCAGTGAGCGAGGATGAGAAATTGAAGGATTTGAAGGAAGCATTTGAAATGTATGATAATGAAGGGTGTGGGTTCATAACACCAAAGAGTTTGAAGAGGATGTTGAAGAAATTGGGAGATTCAAAGTCCATTGAAGAATGTAAATTGATGATTGGAATGTTTGATTTGAATGGGGATGGTGTGCTTAGTTTTGAAGAATTcagaattatgatgaaatga